The Synechococcales cyanobacterium T60_A2020_003 genome has a window encoding:
- a CDS encoding HEAT repeat domain-containing protein: MKEVAQKDTSEYVRHSVIFELMLWELKNRDNSEILEFLRDRAVNDPFEYQEKKRYNPRHSALNALVHLDPLSAETLNLLRDRALNDPDEQLRKWAQKQLKKMEASSNG; encoded by the coding sequence TTGAAAGAAGTTGCTCAAAAGGATACGAGTGAGTACGTGCGGCATTCAGTAATATTTGAGTTGATGCTCTGGGAACTGAAAAATAGAGATAACTCTGAAATTCTTGAATTTTTGCGTGACCGTGCTGTCAATGATCCCTTTGAGTATCAAGAGAAAAAGAGATATAATCCTCGACATTCGGCATTAAACGCCTTGGTACATCTGGATCCTCTCAGCGCAGAAACATTGAATTTGTTACGCGATCGCGCCCTCAATGATCCGGACGAGCAACTGCGAAAATGGGCACAGAAGCAGTTGAAGAAGATGGAGGCAAGTTCTAATGGCTGA